The following proteins are encoded in a genomic region of Saccharopolyspora antimicrobica:
- a CDS encoding MFS transporter, translating to MRRSLGREFGWLWAAYAASTIGTRLAFDAFTLIAVLVLHSSTAQVSALAAAGLAVGALIAVPLGPWVEYRRKRPVMIGMDLVRFVALLSVPAAHLLGMLTFAQLVVVSVLAASANIVFSSASGAYLKSLVKPDDLVVATGRFEATQWTATALGPPLGGAAIGMFGPLTTVLLDATSYLLSALGVRAIGGREPEPRARRAERIGAGEVLEGWRHILRHPQLRLLFFNTTLVNGLIMATSPLVAVLLLRDLGFDPWQYGLAFGVPCIGGLIGSRLAQPLQARFGQHRVLLISGTLRACWSIGLAFVPPGPWGLVFVILIEFGLITSSGVFTPVYAAYRLEQTAPDRIARTLSAWTITSNASIAALTACGGLLAAITGPRIAVGVAGALILCTPFLLPRSEAKPSSDVVASGS from the coding sequence GTGCGGCGATCACTGGGGCGTGAGTTCGGATGGCTTTGGGCCGCCTACGCGGCCAGCACGATCGGCACCCGGCTCGCGTTCGACGCCTTCACGCTGATCGCGGTTCTCGTGCTGCACAGCAGCACCGCGCAGGTCTCGGCGCTGGCCGCCGCGGGACTGGCGGTGGGCGCGTTGATCGCGGTGCCGCTGGGGCCGTGGGTGGAGTACCGGCGCAAGCGGCCGGTGATGATCGGGATGGACCTGGTCCGGTTCGTCGCGCTGCTGTCGGTGCCCGCCGCGCACCTGCTCGGGATGTTGACGTTCGCGCAGCTGGTCGTGGTGTCGGTGCTCGCCGCCTCGGCGAACATCGTGTTCAGCTCCGCCAGCGGTGCCTACCTGAAGTCGCTGGTCAAGCCGGACGACCTGGTGGTGGCGACCGGCCGCTTCGAAGCCACCCAGTGGACCGCGACCGCGCTCGGCCCGCCGCTCGGCGGTGCGGCCATCGGGATGTTCGGGCCGTTGACGACGGTGCTGCTCGACGCGACGAGCTACCTCTTGTCCGCGCTGGGCGTCCGGGCGATCGGTGGCCGCGAGCCCGAGCCGCGGGCGCGACGCGCGGAGCGGATCGGTGCCGGCGAGGTGCTCGAAGGCTGGCGGCACATCCTGCGGCACCCGCAGCTGCGGCTGCTGTTCTTCAACACCACGCTGGTGAACGGCCTGATCATGGCGACATCGCCGCTGGTGGCGGTGCTGCTGCTCCGCGACCTGGGCTTCGATCCGTGGCAGTACGGCCTGGCGTTCGGCGTGCCGTGCATCGGCGGCCTGATCGGCTCGCGCCTCGCGCAGCCGCTGCAGGCGAGGTTCGGCCAGCACCGGGTGCTGCTGATCAGCGGCACGCTCCGCGCGTGCTGGTCGATCGGGCTGGCGTTCGTCCCGCCGGGGCCGTGGGGCCTGGTGTTCGTGATCCTGATCGAGTTCGGACTGATCACGAGCTCGGGAGTGTTCACCCCGGTGTACGCGGCCTACCGCCTGGAGCAGACGGCGCCGGACCGCATCGCCCGGACGCTGTCGGCCTGGACCATCACGAGCAACGCGAGCATCGCGGCCCTGACGGCGTGCGGAGGCCTGCTCGCCGCGATCACCGGCCCCCGGATCGCGGTGGGAGTCGCCGGAGCCCTCATCCTCTGCACGCCCTTCCTCCTACCGCGCAGCGAGGCGAAGCCGTCGAGCGACGTCGTTGCTTCGGGGAGTTAA
- a CDS encoding helix-turn-helix domain-containing protein, protein MVSPTLRRKTLGAELRRLRIERGASIEEIAKLLGCSSGKVSHFETGRNAPSKAELIVLMGHYKVPADQQEVLEETREEARKRGWWSTYRLPPWFQDYVGMEADAIRVRTFELELIPGLLQTESYARAINVIGSHMTEPSEVDRKVAARLRRQQRLNDQDPLELHAVVSEAALYRCADPAIAVDQLTRLIEASERPNITIQILPFSAGFHESVSGSFALLDFPPDTWPSSAYQEYAVGGHLVDDTGAVTALGTVFERLRTRALDEQQSKELIAQHRGK, encoded by the coding sequence ATGGTCAGCCCTACGTTGCGTCGCAAGACGCTCGGTGCCGAGCTCCGGCGGCTCCGCATCGAGCGCGGAGCCTCGATCGAGGAGATCGCAAAGCTGCTCGGGTGCTCGTCGGGCAAGGTCAGCCACTTCGAGACCGGCAGGAATGCTCCGTCCAAGGCCGAGCTCATTGTCCTGATGGGCCACTACAAGGTCCCGGCTGATCAGCAAGAAGTCCTTGAGGAGACACGGGAAGAAGCTCGTAAACGAGGATGGTGGTCGACCTATCGACTGCCGCCCTGGTTCCAGGACTACGTCGGGATGGAAGCCGACGCGATCCGCGTGCGGACCTTCGAGCTGGAGCTGATTCCTGGACTGCTTCAGACCGAGTCGTATGCGAGGGCGATCAACGTCATCGGCAGTCACATGACGGAGCCGTCGGAAGTCGACCGCAAGGTGGCTGCTCGCCTCCGTCGTCAGCAGCGCTTGAACGACCAGGATCCGCTTGAGCTCCACGCAGTGGTTTCAGAAGCCGCGCTCTACCGGTGCGCAGATCCTGCGATCGCGGTTGATCAGCTGACTCGTCTGATCGAGGCCAGTGAACGGCCGAACATCACTATCCAGATCCTTCCCTTCAGTGCTGGCTTCCATGAGTCTGTTTCGGGAAGCTTTGCCCTGCTCGACTTTCCGCCCGATACCTGGCCGTCGTCCGCTTACCAGGAGTACGCCGTCGGCGGCCACCTTGTTGATGACACCGGAGCCGTGACTGCGCTTGGCACAGTGTTCGAGCGTCTGCGCACGCGTGCGTTGGATGAGCAGCAGAGCAAGGAACTCATCGCTCAGCACCGCGGTAAGTGA
- a CDS encoding DUF397 domain-containing protein: MEIWRKSSYSGPNNNCVEVGLGADEVGVRDTKDRDGGLLALDQRQWRSFLAAVRADRFGAAKF; this comes from the coding sequence GTGGAGATCTGGCGGAAGTCCAGCTACAGCGGGCCGAACAACAACTGCGTCGAGGTCGGGTTGGGTGCTGATGAGGTCGGGGTTCGGGATACCAAGGATCGTGACGGTGGGCTGTTAGCCCTGGATCAGCGGCAGTGGCGGTCGTTCCTCGCCGCCGTTCGGGCCGACCGGTTCGGTGCGGCGAAGTTCTGA
- the erm gene encoding 23S ribosomal RNA methyltransferase Erm encodes MSSRRRSARDRARRELGQNFLVDRGVVRRLVDLLEPAPLPVVELGAGSGAITRELLHSGRQVTAVELDPRWAQHLRDAFPDLSVIRCDMLDFRFPTAEHAVIGNLPFGITTSVTRRLLTEKNWSEAVLLVQWDVARKRAEGGTQLNAQWAPWYEFHSCGRVPARSFRPRPAVDGGILKVRRRTRPLVPLGEQRRYQRFVEAVFTGRGRGLTEIVRNITGHRLRNLPALPRDLPPEAWPRLYTETT; translated from the coding sequence ATGTCCTCCCGCCGCAGGTCGGCGCGCGATCGCGCGCGCCGCGAACTCGGCCAGAACTTCCTCGTCGACCGAGGCGTCGTCCGCCGCCTGGTCGATCTGCTCGAACCAGCCCCACTACCGGTCGTCGAGCTCGGCGCCGGAAGCGGCGCGATCACCCGCGAACTCCTCCACAGTGGACGCCAAGTGACCGCGGTGGAGCTCGACCCGCGCTGGGCGCAGCACCTCCGCGACGCCTTCCCGGACCTGAGCGTGATCCGCTGCGACATGCTCGACTTCCGGTTCCCCACCGCCGAGCACGCCGTGATCGGCAATCTGCCGTTCGGCATCACGACCTCGGTGACCCGCCGCCTGCTGACCGAGAAGAACTGGTCAGAAGCAGTGCTGCTGGTGCAGTGGGACGTCGCTCGAAAGCGCGCCGAAGGCGGCACCCAGCTGAACGCCCAATGGGCGCCCTGGTACGAATTCCACTCCTGCGGCCGAGTTCCGGCGCGATCGTTCCGCCCGAGGCCAGCCGTCGACGGCGGAATCCTGAAGGTGCGCCGCAGAACCCGGCCCCTGGTGCCGCTCGGCGAACAGCGCCGCTACCAGCGCTTCGTGGAAGCGGTGTTCACGGGCCGAGGGCGAGGCCTGACCGAGATCGTCCGCAACATCACCGGTCACCGACTCCGAAATCTCCCCGCGCTGCCAAGAGATCTCCCGCCCGAAGCCTGGCCGCGCCTCTACACCGAAACCACCTGA
- a CDS encoding PhoX family protein, with amino-acid sequence MTCKYRCGNACAHEAPNTSDNSYFGDIVESVLSRRGALKATGAFALAVGGAAALSGTAAAAPAPVRRPGHGQRVVPGTDFTAVAPNTEDAVVTAEGYEQGVVIRWGDPVVPGAPEFDFNNQTAAAQEQQFGYNNDFAELVPLDGSGKRNLLVVNHEYTTETHMFLGYDEENPTEEQVRIAWAAHGLSVVYTERERNGGLKVRPSRYNRRITLNTPFEMRGPAAGSDHLKTSADPTGTKVLGTQNNCAGSMTPWGTILSGEENFNQYFANADSITDPKAKERLARYGLKGATSNRKWERFDKRWDLAQEPNEANRFGWVIEIDPHDPNSTPVKHTALGRFKHEGAAVKVAEDGRVIAYSGDDERFDYIYKFVSNGKMKRGKSAHARRHNMTLLDDGTLYVAKFTGNSPESEIDGTGKLPSDGAFDGTGEWIPLASGNKSFVPGFTAEEVYIFTRLAADKVGATKMDRPEDIEPNPVNGRIYCALTNNSNRGSTGNAAPDEANPRVGNKHGHVLEIDDDATGTSLRWTLLLVCGDPNDAGTYFGGFDKSQVSPISCPDNVAFDRHGNLWISTDGNALKSNDGLFAVPVDGPERGFVKQFLTVPNGAETCGPVVRDDLVTVSVQHPGELDDASADNPASHWPDGGNSQPRPSVVAVWRKDGGEIGRR; translated from the coding sequence GTGACCTGCAAGTACCGGTGCGGCAACGCCTGCGCGCACGAAGCCCCCAACACCTCGGACAACTCTTACTTCGGCGACATCGTCGAGAGCGTGCTCAGCCGTCGCGGCGCGCTGAAGGCCACCGGTGCCTTCGCGCTGGCAGTCGGCGGCGCGGCCGCTCTGTCCGGCACCGCGGCCGCCGCTCCGGCGCCGGTGCGCCGTCCGGGCCACGGCCAGCGGGTCGTTCCGGGAACCGACTTCACCGCGGTCGCCCCGAACACCGAGGACGCCGTGGTCACCGCTGAGGGCTACGAGCAGGGCGTGGTCATCCGCTGGGGCGACCCGGTGGTGCCCGGTGCTCCCGAGTTCGACTTCAACAACCAGACCGCGGCTGCGCAGGAGCAGCAGTTCGGCTACAACAACGACTTCGCCGAGCTGGTCCCGCTGGACGGCAGCGGCAAGCGGAACCTGCTGGTGGTCAATCACGAGTACACCACCGAAACGCACATGTTCCTCGGCTACGACGAGGAGAACCCGACCGAGGAGCAGGTGCGCATCGCGTGGGCGGCGCACGGCCTGTCGGTCGTCTACACCGAGCGGGAGCGCAACGGCGGCCTCAAGGTCCGGCCGAGCCGCTACAACCGCCGCATCACCCTGAACACGCCGTTCGAGATGCGCGGCCCGGCGGCGGGCAGCGACCACCTCAAGACCTCCGCCGACCCGACCGGCACCAAGGTGCTCGGCACGCAGAACAACTGCGCGGGCAGCATGACGCCGTGGGGCACGATCCTGTCCGGCGAGGAGAACTTCAACCAGTACTTCGCCAACGCCGACTCGATCACCGACCCGAAGGCCAAGGAACGGCTGGCCCGCTACGGCCTCAAGGGCGCCACGAGCAACCGCAAGTGGGAGCGCTTCGACAAGCGCTGGGACCTCGCGCAGGAACCGAACGAGGCCAACCGCTTCGGCTGGGTCATCGAGATCGACCCGCACGACCCGAACTCCACGCCGGTCAAGCACACCGCGCTGGGCCGCTTCAAGCACGAGGGCGCGGCGGTCAAGGTCGCCGAGGACGGCCGGGTGATCGCCTACTCCGGTGACGACGAGCGCTTCGACTACATCTACAAGTTCGTCTCCAACGGCAAGATGAAGCGCGGCAAGAGCGCCCACGCCCGCCGGCACAACATGACGCTGCTCGACGACGGCACGCTGTACGTCGCGAAGTTCACCGGCAACAGCCCGGAGAGCGAGATCGACGGCACCGGCAAGCTGCCCTCCGACGGCGCCTTCGACGGCACCGGCGAGTGGATCCCGCTGGCCAGCGGGAACAAGTCGTTCGTGCCCGGCTTCACCGCCGAAGAGGTCTACATCTTCACCCGCCTCGCCGCCGACAAGGTCGGCGCGACGAAGATGGACCGGCCCGAGGACATCGAGCCGAACCCGGTCAACGGCCGCATCTACTGCGCGCTGACCAACAACTCCAACCGCGGTTCGACCGGCAACGCCGCGCCGGACGAGGCCAACCCGCGGGTCGGCAACAAGCACGGCCACGTGCTGGAGATCGACGACGACGCCACCGGCACCTCGCTGCGCTGGACGCTGCTGCTGGTGTGCGGAGACCCGAACGACGCGGGCACCTACTTCGGCGGCTTCGACAAGTCGCAGGTCAGCCCGATCTCGTGCCCGGACAACGTGGCCTTCGACCGGCACGGCAACCTGTGGATCTCCACCGACGGCAACGCGCTGAAGAGCAACGACGGCCTGTTCGCGGTGCCGGTGGACGGCCCGGAGCGCGGTTTCGTCAAGCAGTTCCTGACGGTGCCGAACGGTGCGGAGACCTGCGGCCCGGTGGTCCGGGACGACCTGGTGACCGTGTCCGTGCAGCACCCGGGCGAGCTGGACGACGCGAGCGCCGACAACCCGGCATCGCACTGGCCGGACGGTGGCAACTCGCAGCCGCGTCCGTCGGTCGTGGCGGTCTGGCGCAAGGACGGCGGTGAGATCGGCCGCCGCTGA
- a CDS encoding MFS transporter, with protein MLQFLIAVDVTVVNIALPSIGAEFGVDARGLTWVVVGYAVTGGGLLMLGGRLSDVLGRRRMLLVGTTVFGAASLLAGLTQTFPLLVVARLLQGAGEALALPAAMAMIVLTFPEGPRRTRALSVWAAVASSGLVLGFVLSGVITELFGWRWIFLVAVPFTAYVVGAALVLVPADPPGERKELDLPGAALLTAAPLLFVLGVVDAPIALIGAVLAAGLFVVVERKAANPLVPMSFFRNRTRVLANIATALLSAALSTSFLLFTFQLQQRAGLTPFEAGVALLPLAVALVAAVTFVPRVAGRWGARTCAVIGIASTAGGMIAIAAGAQFGAGAVETIPAMVLIAAGMGFGLVGLQQAAVTGVTDDDAGVASGVQRAADQLGGSSGVTLYIGIGFAPALAGVDSFAVSCALALVGLAAAALIAWRID; from the coding sequence ATGCTGCAGTTCCTGATCGCCGTCGACGTCACGGTGGTCAACATCGCGCTTCCCTCGATCGGGGCTGAATTCGGCGTCGACGCGCGCGGGCTGACCTGGGTGGTCGTCGGCTACGCCGTCACCGGCGGCGGCCTGCTCATGCTCGGCGGCCGGTTGAGCGATGTACTCGGCCGGCGGCGGATGCTGCTGGTCGGCACCACGGTGTTCGGCGCGGCTTCGCTCCTCGCCGGCCTGACGCAGACGTTCCCGCTGCTAGTGGTCGCGCGATTGCTGCAGGGTGCGGGCGAAGCGCTCGCCCTCCCTGCTGCGATGGCGATGATCGTGCTGACGTTCCCCGAAGGGCCCCGGCGCACCCGCGCGCTGAGCGTGTGGGCGGCGGTGGCGAGCTCCGGTCTGGTGCTCGGGTTCGTGCTCTCGGGCGTCATCACCGAGCTTTTCGGCTGGCGGTGGATCTTCCTGGTCGCCGTCCCGTTCACCGCCTACGTGGTCGGCGCCGCCCTGGTCCTCGTCCCTGCGGACCCGCCGGGCGAGCGCAAGGAGCTGGACCTGCCCGGAGCCGCCCTGCTCACGGCGGCTCCCCTGCTCTTCGTGCTCGGAGTCGTCGATGCGCCGATCGCCCTGATCGGCGCGGTGCTCGCAGCCGGGCTGTTCGTCGTCGTGGAGCGCAAGGCGGCCAATCCGCTGGTCCCGATGTCGTTCTTCCGCAACCGCACACGGGTGCTGGCCAACATCGCGACCGCGCTGCTCAGCGCCGCGCTGTCCACGTCGTTCCTGCTGTTCACCTTCCAGCTCCAGCAGCGTGCGGGGCTGACACCGTTCGAAGCGGGCGTGGCTCTCCTGCCGCTGGCCGTGGCGCTGGTCGCGGCCGTGACGTTCGTGCCCCGCGTCGCCGGGCGGTGGGGCGCGCGCACCTGCGCCGTCATCGGCATCGCCTCGACCGCGGGCGGGATGATCGCCATCGCGGCGGGTGCGCAGTTCGGTGCCGGTGCGGTCGAGACGATCCCGGCGATGGTGCTGATCGCCGCCGGGATGGGCTTCGGGCTGGTCGGGCTGCAGCAGGCGGCGGTCACCGGCGTCACCGATGACGACGCGGGAGTCGCGTCGGGCGTTCAGCGCGCCGCCGACCAGCTCGGCGGTTCCTCGGGCGTCACGCTCTACATCGGAATCGGGTTCGCACCCGCGCTGGCCGGCGTCGACTCCTTCGCCGTCAGCTGCGCGCTGGCCCTGGTCGGGCTCGCCGCGGCCGCGCTGATCGCCTGGCGCATCGACTGA
- a CDS encoding MFS transporter, which translates to MPFLCLLYFVNYLDRVNIGFAGPNGMNDELGLTATLFGFASGIFFIGYLVLEVPSNLALHRFGARKWLARIMITWGVVATVMAFVPNATTLVVLRFLLGVAEAGFFPGIILYLTYWFPAAQRAKAVALFMTAVPVSSAIGATVSSVLITSGEGIFGLSGWRFMFLVEGVPAILLAFVTWFYLTDRPSEAKWLTAEERTWLTDQLTAEREQTEAKHSWPLRKALTHPRILALAFVYFGIAYGLYALGFFLPTIIKGFEQQYGTELSTMETGLITAVPYVIGAVAMVLWSTHGDRKRERVWHVALPLLLGGVSIPIALYLGNPFLAMVAVTACAVGVCSALPTFWALPSNFLAGAAAAGGIALINSLGNISGFAAPYITGALKDATGSQRTGLWVVGIVMIAAAVTVIALKAAPRTESSDQN; encoded by the coding sequence ATGCCGTTCCTGTGCCTGCTGTACTTCGTCAACTACCTGGACCGGGTCAACATCGGCTTCGCCGGCCCGAACGGGATGAACGACGAGCTCGGCCTGACCGCGACGCTCTTCGGCTTCGCCTCGGGCATCTTCTTCATCGGCTACCTGGTGCTGGAGGTGCCGAGCAATCTCGCGCTGCACCGGTTCGGGGCGCGCAAGTGGCTCGCCCGCATCATGATCACCTGGGGCGTGGTGGCGACCGTGATGGCGTTCGTGCCGAACGCCACGACGCTGGTGGTGCTGCGCTTCCTGCTCGGCGTGGCCGAGGCGGGGTTCTTCCCCGGCATCATCCTGTACCTGACGTACTGGTTCCCGGCGGCGCAGCGGGCGAAGGCGGTCGCGCTGTTCATGACCGCCGTGCCGGTGTCCAGCGCGATCGGCGCCACCGTGTCGAGCGTGCTGATCACCAGCGGCGAGGGGATCTTCGGCCTGTCCGGCTGGCGGTTCATGTTCCTGGTCGAGGGCGTGCCCGCGATCCTGCTGGCCTTCGTCACCTGGTTCTACCTGACCGACCGGCCGTCGGAGGCGAAGTGGCTCACCGCTGAGGAACGCACCTGGCTGACCGATCAGCTGACGGCCGAGCGCGAGCAGACCGAGGCCAAGCACAGCTGGCCGCTGCGCAAGGCGCTGACCCACCCGCGGATCCTGGCGCTGGCGTTCGTCTACTTCGGCATCGCCTACGGCCTGTACGCGCTCGGGTTCTTCCTGCCCACCATCATCAAGGGGTTCGAGCAGCAGTACGGCACCGAACTGTCCACCATGGAAACCGGCTTGATCACGGCGGTCCCCTACGTGATCGGCGCGGTGGCGATGGTGCTCTGGAGCACGCACGGCGACCGCAAGCGGGAACGCGTTTGGCACGTCGCGCTGCCGCTGCTACTCGGCGGCGTCAGCATCCCGATCGCCCTCTACCTGGGCAACCCGTTCCTGGCGATGGTCGCGGTGACCGCCTGCGCGGTCGGCGTCTGCTCCGCGCTGCCGACGTTCTGGGCGCTGCCCAGCAACTTCCTGGCCGGTGCTGCGGCCGCGGGCGGTATCGCGCTGATCAACTCGCTGGGCAACATCAGCGGTTTCGCCGCGCCCTACATCACCGGCGCGCTCAAGGACGCGACCGGCTCCCAACGCACCGGCCTCTGGGTGGTCGGCATCGTGATGATCGCGGCGGCCGTCACCGTGATCGCGCTCAAAGCGGCCCCTCGCACCGAATCCTCCGACCAGAACTGA
- a CDS encoding SDR family oxidoreductase, with translation MPERPIALVTGASRGIGAAVARSLSDTHDLLLGGRDADALQALVDELPGAKPWPVELTDHDAVAAAAADIDRLDVVVHSAGLVELASVADATSDSWRRTFELNLFAVTELTRLLLPALRASKGHVVLVNSGAGLSAKPNWGSYAASKFALRAFADVLRAEEAANGVRVTSVFPGRTATDMQRGIREQEGAEFQPDHYLRPESVAGPIVSAVRASADAHLTEIVIRPS, from the coding sequence ATGCCCGAACGCCCAATTGCCCTGGTCACCGGTGCCTCACGTGGTATCGGTGCCGCCGTCGCCCGCTCGCTTTCCGACACGCACGACCTGCTGTTGGGCGGGCGCGACGCCGACGCGCTGCAAGCACTCGTCGACGAGCTCCCCGGCGCCAAGCCGTGGCCGGTCGAGCTGACCGACCACGACGCCGTCGCTGCCGCGGCCGCCGACATCGACCGGCTGGACGTCGTGGTGCACAGCGCCGGCCTGGTCGAGCTCGCTTCGGTCGCCGATGCCACCAGCGACTCCTGGCGACGCACGTTCGAGCTGAACCTGTTCGCGGTCACCGAGCTGACCCGCCTCCTGCTGCCCGCGCTGCGCGCCAGCAAGGGCCACGTCGTGCTGGTCAACTCGGGCGCCGGGCTGTCCGCGAAGCCGAACTGGGGCTCCTACGCCGCGAGCAAGTTCGCACTGCGCGCCTTCGCCGACGTGCTCCGCGCCGAGGAAGCGGCCAACGGCGTGCGGGTCACCTCGGTGTTCCCCGGCCGGACCGCCACCGACATGCAGCGCGGCATCCGCGAGCAGGAGGGCGCCGAGTTCCAGCCGGACCACTACCTGCGTCCCGAGTCGGTCGCCGGCCCGATCGTGTCCGCCGTGCGCGCCAGCGCCGACGCCCACCTCACCGAGATCGTCATCCGGCCGTCCTGA
- a CDS encoding amidohydrolase family protein, producing the protein MSIALRLHAPLVLPCDPGCSVIRDAVVDIDETGRIAYCGPRSAAPERPNDADVRECGGILLPGLINSHAHSPMTLLRGMGGDLPLLRWLREVIWPAEARLRSSDIRAGMELGCVEMLRNGVTTSAEMYFDGEAVAGAALAVGSRVVCAPAVIATPELDKLGGWQGMVNGIDRWIDADGLRFGPGDRVELAYGPHSAYMLPPEALQAIGESAQQRGALVHTHVAETLAEDIEQRKQFGSVPELLEKLGVLDGRVLAAHAVHLSNEDIELFARRGVGVAHCPGSNAKLASGTARLVDLLAAGVPVGLGTDGPSSNDDLDLWEEVQLAGLFARTLSGDANALSAGAALLAATRGGAEALHRDDIGSLEAGRWADIVHLDVDNPAFATGLDVPDEQILANVVWAAGSRCVRDVWVAGDRVLRDREPTQVDRRAVQAAARTAAQHVRG; encoded by the coding sequence ATGTCGATCGCACTGCGCCTGCACGCACCGCTGGTCCTGCCCTGCGACCCGGGATGCTCGGTCATCCGGGATGCGGTGGTGGACATCGATGAGACCGGCCGCATCGCGTACTGCGGGCCGCGCAGTGCTGCGCCGGAACGTCCGAACGACGCGGACGTCCGGGAATGCGGCGGGATCCTGCTGCCGGGCCTGATCAACTCGCACGCGCACAGCCCGATGACGCTGCTGCGGGGGATGGGGGGCGACCTTCCGCTGCTGCGCTGGCTGCGCGAGGTGATCTGGCCGGCCGAAGCGAGGCTCCGCTCATCGGACATCCGGGCGGGCATGGAGCTCGGGTGCGTCGAGATGCTGCGGAACGGTGTCACGACCAGTGCCGAGATGTACTTCGACGGTGAGGCGGTGGCCGGTGCGGCCCTCGCGGTCGGCTCGCGCGTGGTGTGCGCTCCGGCGGTGATCGCCACTCCGGAGCTGGACAAGCTCGGCGGCTGGCAGGGCATGGTCAACGGCATCGACCGGTGGATCGACGCCGACGGGCTGCGGTTCGGCCCCGGTGACCGGGTGGAGCTCGCCTACGGCCCGCACTCGGCGTACATGCTGCCGCCGGAGGCGCTGCAGGCGATCGGGGAGTCCGCGCAGCAGCGCGGGGCGCTGGTGCACACGCACGTGGCGGAGACCCTCGCCGAGGACATCGAGCAGCGAAAGCAGTTCGGTTCGGTGCCCGAGCTGCTGGAGAAGCTCGGTGTGCTGGACGGCCGGGTGCTCGCCGCGCACGCCGTGCACCTGTCCAATGAGGACATTGAGTTGTTCGCACGCCGCGGGGTCGGGGTGGCGCATTGCCCCGGTTCCAACGCGAAGCTCGCTTCGGGGACGGCGCGGCTGGTCGACCTGCTGGCCGCCGGCGTCCCGGTCGGCCTGGGCACCGACGGGCCGTCCAGCAACGATGACCTCGACCTGTGGGAGGAGGTGCAGTTGGCAGGACTCTTCGCGCGCACCCTGAGCGGTGACGCCAACGCGCTGAGCGCCGGCGCGGCGCTGCTCGCCGCCACCCGGGGCGGAGCGGAGGCGCTGCACCGGGACGACATCGGCTCGTTGGAAGCGGGCCGGTGGGCCGACATCGTGCACCTCGACGTCGACAACCCGGCGTTCGCCACCGGACTGGACGTGCCGGACGAGCAGATCCTGGCGAACGTGGTGTGGGCGGCAGGTTCGCGTTGCGTCCGGGACGTCTGGGTCGCGGGTGACCGCGTGTTGCGCGACCGGGAACCCACGCAGGTGGACCGCCGCGCAGTGCAGGCGGCTGCCCGCACTGCGGCGCAACACGTCCGCGGCTGA